In a genomic window of Scomber japonicus isolate fScoJap1 chromosome 17, fScoJap1.pri, whole genome shotgun sequence:
- the tcf21 gene encoding transcription factor 21, producing MSTGSLSDVDDELLDGILKFGSSGKDSNESTEESSNCEGTANDERRGAPGKKRKTASRKSGSKGGAPQEGKQVQRNAANARERARMRVLSKAFSRLKTSLPWVPADTKLSKLDTLRLASSYIAHLRQILSNDKYENGYIHPVNLTWPFMVAGKPENELKEILSTTRLCGTTAS from the exons ATGTCCACCGGGTCTCTCAGCGATGTCGATGACGAGCTCCTGGACGGCATCCTCAAGTTTGGTTCATCCGGTAAGGACTCCAACGAGAGCACGGAGGAGAGCTCCAACTGCGAGGGCACTGCAAACGATGAACGGAGAGGCGCGCCGGgcaagaagaggaagacagCGTCTCGGAAATCAGGATCCAAGGGTGGGGCACCGCAGGAGGGCAAGCAGGTGCAGAGGAATGCAGCCAACGCCCGGGAGAGAGCCAGGATGCGCGTCTTGTCCAAAGCCTTCTCCCGGCTGAAGACTTCTTTGCCCTGGGTACCCGCGGACACCAAGCTCTCCAAACTGGACACACTGCGCTTGGCGTCCAGCTACATTGCGCACCTCCGGCAGATTTTGTCCAACGACAAATATGAAAACGGATATATTCACCCTGTTAACCTG ACTTGGCCTTTCATGGTTGCAGGTAAGCCGGAGAACGAATTGAAGGAAATCCTGAGCACAACAAGGCTATGTGGAACAACGGCATCTTGA